The sequence CAGGCATGGGCGAGGAGAAAACGGTCTGGTCGTTGGTGACGATCTCGGACTTGTGCCCGTCGGAATATTCGACAAGGACGTTGCTCTCGCCACCGTCAAGGCCTTGGGCCTTTCCGATCGGGATGTTGCCTTCGCCTTTAGGCAGGTGTTGGAATTCGGCGACTTGTGATCCGCCGCAGCCCGCAAGTGCGGCGACCGCGACGAGGAATGTCAGATTGAGTGCTTGGAAACGAGTCATTTTTCCCTCCGAGGGGACGTTTTTGCAGAATCTCCGCCAAGGTCGGACACCAGGAACCGTTTCCAGTCCTTGTCATCGGCATGTGCCGACGAAGTCCGACTCCCTGTCGGTTGACCATAGGTCGAAATAGTGCTTGAAAGTGCGGTCAGGGGGTCTCCGGAGAGGCCCGAAAGATAGGACATGAGCCGTTCCGCGTCGGGCGAGAGCCCTTCACGGTCCGACATGGACAGAGCGGCTTGGAAGGCTTGGTCGGCCTCCTCACGACGGTCTGTAACGAGAGAAAGTCTACCAAGGGCTTCCAGGTAGAGCACGTGCGGCCGACCCGATCCGAGGACTTCGACCCAGGATTCGACGTTTGCGAGTGCGGTCCGGGAGTCCGAAGTCCGTCCGAGAGCCGTCAGCGCCATCGACTCGAAGACGCCTCCGGTCAATTGTGCGGCCACATAGCGATGGGCGGAACCGTGGGAGCGCGCGAGCATTCCCCATTCCAGTGCCGCGGCAAAGTCGCCCCGCTTCAGGGCGAACTCGGCTTCCAGGAGCAACCCGAAGGACTCGCTCCTGCGGTACTGGCCCCGAACAGCCCGAGAATACGCGTCGGCGAGCAGTCCCCGAGCGCGATCGTCGTCGCCGAAGGCAGCCAGCAGCCCCGCGCGGGCCAACTCTGTCAGCGTCGAGCGGGCCTCGTCTTGCAGCGTGAAGGTGACGTCTTTGGCGCGCAGGACCATCAACGTGGCCTGATCGAGCTTGCCCAGACAGGTCAGCGCGATCGCGCACTGGACCATCATTTCGGCAGCCTGGTCGGGGAGGCCGGCGGAGAACGCCGCGTCGAGCGCGGACTCGCTTTGGGACAGGCCCGTCTTCCAGCGTCCCCGGGCGCACACGATGCTCGCGTAGTTGGCCCGGACGTAGGCCATGGCGGGTTCGCTCAGCCGCGGATCGTCGAGGAGGCCGTTCAACCGGTCTTGCGCGGCGTCGAAGTCCCCGATGCGTTCGGAGAGGGCGGCGAGCGAAATGTCGCCCTTCCACTTCTGATCTTCGGGCAGGGCCTCTCGGCTCGTCTCGAAGCACTCCTTCGCCTTGTCCAAGTGGCCGACGCTGATGTAGCAGAAGCCGAGCGTCTGGGCGCAGGCGCCGACCTTGTCCAAGGCTCCAATGGCTTTGAACGACTCGCTCGCGGTCTCCAGGTGCCGTGCTGCGGACAAGTAGTCGCCCGTAAGGGCCAACGCGTTACCCGCCTTCCGGAGCAGTTCGGCGCGGATCGCGGGCGCCTCGCCCGACTGCCCGGTACCGATCGCGTCCAAGGCGGCTTCCGACGCCCTGGCCGGACTCGCTGGCGACATGAACGCGTCGACGAGCCTCATCGAATGGTAGGCGTTCGACGTTCCGTCCAAGTCCTCCAGGTTCTGAGGATCGAAATACGAGAGCGGCTTGCCCGTGATCTCGGCCGCTTGTTTCAATCGGTCGTCGGACATCTTCAGGGCGCCGGACGCGTACGCATAGATCGTCGGTCGGCTCACGTTCATGCGTTCGCCCAGTTCCCGAAGAGTCAACCCCGCTTCGCCAGCCGCCTTTCTCAGCCTGCGCCCGACTTCGGACACGCTCGTGCCGTCTTGCATCCTGTTCTAAGCCGTAATGGTACGCGATTCGCGTCGTCGTGCTGTCCCGATGGAAGCAGAATATGGGAAATTCTTGCCGGTTGTCTCGCCGGCGCTCACAATTTCCAGTAATTATACTGGCTATCCGAACCGTCCCGAGATGTAGTCCTCGGTCAGTTTGTTCTGAGGGTTCAAGAAGAGGTCGACGGTCGGACGGTGCTCGATCAGTTCACCTTTCATAAAGAACGCCGTATTGTCGCTCGACCGCTGGGCCTGCTGCATGTTGTGGGTGACGATGACGATCGTGTACTGCTGTTTCAGCTCGGTCATCAGGTCCTCGATGCGCTGCGTCGCGACGGGGTCGAGCGCCGAACACGGCTCGTCCATCAGGATGATCTCCGGGTTCACGGCAATGGTCCGCGCGATGCAGAGCCGCTGTTGCTGACCGCCGGAGAGGTTGAGTCCGCTCTTGTGAAGCTTGCCGTCCTTCACCTCGTCCCAGAGGTAGGCCCGGACGAGCGCGCGTTCGACGATGTCGTTAAGCTCCGATTTCTTCTTGACACCGTGGATCCGTGGGCCGAAAGCGATGTTGTCGTAGACCGACATCGGAAACGGATTGGGTTTCTGGAAGACCATGCCGACGACCCTTCTCAGTTCGACCGGGTCGACGTCGGGGGCGTAGATGTCCTTACCGTCGATCAGGATCCGTCCCTCGACCCGAGAGCCGTCGATCAGGTCGTTCATCCGGTTCAGGCAACGCAACAAGGTCGACTTGCCGCATCCGCTCGGGCCGATCAAGGCCGTCACCTGCTTGGGAGGGACGATGACACGGACTTTGGAAAGTGCCTGGAAGGAGCCGTAGAAGAAGTCCACATCGATGACGTCGATGCGGCCCTGTTCGACAGCGGTCTGGGGCGGCTCCATGGCTACCGTCATCGTACCGATTCTAGCCCATCGGCAAGCCGCGCCGGAACCTCCGGTTTGGGCCTGAGCGGAACCGGACGGCCCTTCGGACCGTTCAGAATCGTTACACATGATCGCGACCCTTCTCAGCCTGATGGCACTCGGCCCCGACGTCAAGATGGGACTCGAATACGGGCAGGCCGACGGCAAGCCCCTGCTCATGGACTTCTATATGCCGGACAAGCCCGTCCGGAAGCCGGTCCCCGTCGTCGTCATGATCCATGGCGGGACCTGGATGTCGGGCAGCAGGGGCGACATGACCCCGTTCGCGATGGTCTTGGCCGAAAAGGGCGTCGCGGTGGCCAACGTCGACTACCGTCTCGCTCCGAAGTCCAAGTGGCCGGCCATGATCGTCGACTGTCAGAACGCGGTCCGGTACCTGCACGGCTCTGGATCCGAATTGGGCATCGATCCCGCTCGGATAGGGGCAGCCGGAGCCAGTGCGGGCGCCCACCTGGCGCTTTTGCTCGGGTTTACGGACGGCTGGGGCCCTGGATCCGGCCCGTCGACTCGCGTCCAGGCTGTCGCGAACTTCTTCGGACCGACCGATCTTTCTAAGGATTTCGATAAACAACTTGCTGATTTCGTCGGACTGCAGGTCATGGGCAAGAAGGCGAGCGAGGCTCCTGAAGACGTCAAGTCGTTCAGCCCGGTCAACCATGTCGACCAGAAGAGTGCTCCTGTCTACACCGTCCATGGCACCGCCGATCAAGTCGTCCCTGTCGTACAGGCGGACCGATTGGAGACGGCGATGAAAGCGGCGGGCCGTCCGCACACGAAGGTCATCGTGGAAGGGATGGGGCACGGGGTCGGCGCCAAGGACGAAGCGACGGTCGCGAAGATCAAGGCCGAAGTCGACCGGGCGATGGCCTGGCTCGTCGCGCGGCTGAAAGCGTGAAAGTCCCGTTCGCCGGTGCGAGCGCGACTCATCGCTAGCTCCGACCCGTCAGAATCGACAGCATGAGGCTTCTCGTCATGGCCACGGCCCTCCTCGCCCCTGCGTGCTTTGCCCAGACGCCCGTCGACAAGACCCTGGTGGTCGTCAACGGCCAACCGATCGAAGGCAGGACGTATTTCAAGCGTCTCGAGGTCCTGCCCGAAGTCGGCACGATGATCGACAACAAATTCGAGCCCGCCGCTCCGGGATACCTGGCGCTGAGCAAGTTGATCGACGAGATCCTGCTGCTCCAGTTGGCGAAGGACAAAGGCGTAGCTCCGACCGATGCGGAGGTGGAAGACCTCTTTAAGAAGCGGAGCGCCCAAAACCCCGACCTGATGCCGTCGCTGGAAAAGATCGGGTTCACGTCCGACGACTACAAGTACGACATTCGGCTACAACTCGCCGAATACAAGCTGACCGTCATGGGAATCAACATCACGGATCAGCAGGTCGAAAAGCATTACAAGGACAATCAGTATATGTACACGCTCCCAAAGCGGTACAAACTGCGCGTCATCGCAGTCAGCTCCGAGGATGATAAGAAGAAGGTGGACCAAGCGCTCGGATCCGGCACCGCGTTCGGAAAAGTCGCCCACGACTTGAGCATCGACATCAGCCGGGCGAACGACGGTCAGATGGGCGAAGTGCCGGAGGCTTCCCTGGCCAACGCTTCGGCAGCGGCGATCAAGGCGACCAAGAAGGGGGCGACCACCGACTGGCTGACGAACAACAGCCTGTCCGTGAAGTTCTTGGTCGAAGACGTCCTGGAGCAGAAGGTCGTGCCGCTCGACCCGGATTTGAAGGACAAGGTCCGCCGCACGCTGATGCTCGAACGGGGCCGGATCCGGAACGACGTCGCGTCGATGATGGCGAACATGAGGAAGTCCGCGAGAATCGACTATAAGGGGACGATTTTCGACGAGCAGCTCAAGGGCCGCTTCGGCAAAGGTTGAACGAGCCCGTATTCCGACCGGCCCGCGCCCGTCCCTCCCGTGGAACGATGAAGTGGGATGCTGACGGGCGACATTTTCGTCGAGGAAGGCTTGGTCACGGCCGACCAGCTTCAATCGGCCGTCACGCGCCAACTTGAACAGGGCGGTGGCGACCCGATCGCCAAGGTGCTTGTCGAGATGGGCCTCATCACGGAACGCGACCGTGTCCGGTGTCTGGGCAAGGTCTGGAGCATCCCGTTCTTCGACGTCCGTGATTTCCGCCCCAAAGACGAGATCCTGGACCTGCTGACGCCGGCTGCGTCCCGCAAGTTCAAATCCCTTCCCCTCGACGCTCAAGGCAACCGGCTCTTGGTCGCCATGGCGAACCCGCTGGACGTGTTCGTCATCGACGAGCTGCGGACGCTGACGGGCCGAGAGATCGAGCCTCTGATCGCCGTCGAAGAGGACGTCGTGAACGCGATCACCGCCCTTTACGGCGGCGGCGCGGTCAATGACGAGCTCCTGGGCGTGATGAAGGACTTCGGTCAAGAAGACACGACCGAAGACGACCGCGAGGCCATCGAGGCCAGCGAAGACGCCCCGATCATCCGGTTGGCCAACCTGATCGTCACGCAAGCGGTCATGGACAAGGCCAGCGACATCCACATCGAACCCCGAAAGGAGGAGATGGTCGTCCGGTACCGCATCGACGGCGTGATGAACGAGGTGATGCGGCTGCCGAAGAAGGTCATCGCCCCGCTCACCAGCCGCTTCAAGATCGTCTCGAACATGGACATCGCCGAGAAGCGCGCCCCTCAGGACAACCGCATTTCGGCGACGATCAACAACCGTGAGTTCGACTTCCGGGTTAGCACCCTGCCCGTCGTCAACGGTGAGAAGATCGTCATGCGCGTCCTCGACAAGGGCGGGATCAGTATCGGACTGGAGAAGCTCGGCTTCCTGTCGGAGAACCTGCGCCTTCTCAAGGACATGGCGGCGAGGAGCTTTGGCATCGTGCTCGTCACGGGGCCGACCGGCTCGGGTAAGTCCACGACGCTCTACTCGCTCTTGAACGAGACCAACGACGGCGAAAAGAACATCATCACGATCGAAGACCCGGTCGAGTACGAGCTTGACGGCATCAACCAGTGCAGCGTCAACGTCCGGGCCGGTATGACGTTTTCTGCGGGCCTTCGCGCGATGTTGCGCCAGGACCCGGACGTCATCATGGTCGGCGAAATGCGCGACAACGAGACGGCGACCATCGCGATGGAAGCCGCTCTGACCGGGCACCTCGTCCTCAGCACGCTCCACACCAACGACGCGCCTTCCGCCCCGACACGGTTGATCGACATGGAAGTCGAGCCGTTCCTCATCTCGTCGTCGATCGTCGGCGTCCTCGCCCAACGGCTCGTCCGTCAGATCTGTCCGAACTGTAAGACGGAGTACGAGGGCCGGGTCGAAGAGCTCGTCCGACTCGGACTTCCGGTACCGGAAGGACTGGCCGACACGGACGGAGGGGTCGTGAAACTGGCCAAGGGTCGGGGCTGCGACACGTGTAAGGGGACGGGCTACAAGGGTCGGAGCGGCATTCACGAGCTCCTCGTGATGAACGACGACATCCGCGACGAGATTTTGAAGCGGAACCCCTCCCACATTATCAGGAACATCGCGGTCGCAGCGGGCATGCGGACCCTACAGGTCGACGCCACCGCCAAGATCCTCATGGGACTGACGACCCCGGAAGAGGTCGTCCGGGTGATCTACTCATGACGCCCGATCCGTCGCCCAACAGCCGCCTGCCGGACAGGACCCGCCTTGACGTCGTCACGAACGAAGCGGGCGCCCCGGCCATACCGGTCGATCCCGTCGAGAAGATCCTGTCACGGGCGGGCGAGCTCAGCGTGTTGCCCCAGGTCGTCTGCCAGGTGACCGAGGCGGCGAGCAACAACGAGACGAGCGCCAAGACGCTCGAGTCGACGATCCAGGTCGATCCCGGCTTCTCGGCGAAACTGATCGCCCAAGCGAACTCGGCCTACTTTTCACTTCCGAACAAGGTCACGTCCATCCGGGAAGCGGTCTTGTTCCTCGGGCTTGACGAAATCCGGCGGATCGCGATGACCGTTGGAGTCTTCGACATGTTCGTCGGCAAGACGGACGAAGAGTCCCTCCGGCGGAGGGCTTGGTGGCGGCATTCGCTCGACACGGCCGTGTTCTGCCGTGCCGCGGCGGAATCGATCCCGATGGTCGGCGAGGCGGAAGCCTATACGTGCGGCCTGCTCCACTGGATCGGTAAGACGGTTTTGGACCGCTTCGACCCTGCCCTGTACTCGAAGGTCCAAAAAGTGGTCGACCAAGGCGCACCCGACGTCCTGGCAGAGCGTGCCGTCTTCCAGTGCGACCATATCGCCGTCGCCCTCGGTGCGGCGACCCGATGGGGGTTCCCCGAACTGCTGGTGGCCGGGCTCGACTATTTCACGCCCGCGCACGACCATAACCCGCAGAACAGCCTAAGGGCTTGTACGGCCTTGGGAACCCGGATCGTCCGGTTCGTCCGGTCCGGGCACCCTGCCGAAGATATTGGGATGGAATTGATCCCAGGATGGATATTGGACTCGCTCGGACTTTCCGAGAATATGGTCAAGACGGTCATTTGTACCGGGGCCGCCGCCGTGGACTCCACGCCCGGCCACGCCCTTTGACCAAGGAACGAGCATGTCGAACGATTTCAGTTGGGACAAGGTCCTCGGCGACGGCCAGGACAAGACCGAGTCGCCCGCCGAGCTGGACGAAATCCTGAGCGCGATCAAGG is a genomic window of Armatimonadota bacterium containing:
- a CDS encoding phosphate ABC transporter ATP-binding protein, yielding MEPPQTAVEQGRIDVIDVDFFYGSFQALSKVRVIVPPKQVTALIGPSGCGKSTLLRCLNRMNDLIDGSRVEGRILIDGKDIYAPDVDPVELRRVVGMVFQKPNPFPMSVYDNIAFGPRIHGVKKKSELNDIVERALVRAYLWDEVKDGKLHKSGLNLSGGQQQRLCIARTIAVNPEIILMDEPCSALDPVATQRIEDLMTELKQQYTIVIVTHNMQQAQRSSDNTAFFMKGELIEHRPTVDLFLNPQNKLTEDYISGRFG
- a CDS encoding type II/IV secretion system protein, which codes for MLTGDIFVEEGLVTADQLQSAVTRQLEQGGGDPIAKVLVEMGLITERDRVRCLGKVWSIPFFDVRDFRPKDEILDLLTPAASRKFKSLPLDAQGNRLLVAMANPLDVFVIDELRTLTGREIEPLIAVEEDVVNAITALYGGGAVNDELLGVMKDFGQEDTTEDDREAIEASEDAPIIRLANLIVTQAVMDKASDIHIEPRKEEMVVRYRIDGVMNEVMRLPKKVIAPLTSRFKIVSNMDIAEKRAPQDNRISATINNREFDFRVSTLPVVNGEKIVMRVLDKGGISIGLEKLGFLSENLRLLKDMAARSFGIVLVTGPTGSGKSTTLYSLLNETNDGEKNIITIEDPVEYELDGINQCSVNVRAGMTFSAGLRAMLRQDPDVIMVGEMRDNETATIAMEAALTGHLVLSTLHTNDAPSAPTRLIDMEVEPFLISSSIVGVLAQRLVRQICPNCKTEYEGRVEELVRLGLPVPEGLADTDGGVVKLAKGRGCDTCKGTGYKGRSGIHELLVMNDDIRDEILKRNPSHIIRNIAVAAGMRTLQVDATAKILMGLTTPEEVVRVIYS
- a CDS encoding HDOD domain-containing protein produces the protein MTPDPSPNSRLPDRTRLDVVTNEAGAPAIPVDPVEKILSRAGELSVLPQVVCQVTEAASNNETSAKTLESTIQVDPGFSAKLIAQANSAYFSLPNKVTSIREAVLFLGLDEIRRIAMTVGVFDMFVGKTDEESLRRRAWWRHSLDTAVFCRAAAESIPMVGEAEAYTCGLLHWIGKTVLDRFDPALYSKVQKVVDQGAPDVLAERAVFQCDHIAVALGAATRWGFPELLVAGLDYFTPAHDHNPQNSLRACTALGTRIVRFVRSGHPAEDIGMELIPGWILDSLGLSENMVKTVICTGAAAVDSTPGHAL
- a CDS encoding peptidyl-prolyl cis-trans isomerase, with product MRLLVMATALLAPACFAQTPVDKTLVVVNGQPIEGRTYFKRLEVLPEVGTMIDNKFEPAAPGYLALSKLIDEILLLQLAKDKGVAPTDAEVEDLFKKRSAQNPDLMPSLEKIGFTSDDYKYDIRLQLAEYKLTVMGINITDQQVEKHYKDNQYMYTLPKRYKLRVIAVSSEDDKKKVDQALGSGTAFGKVAHDLSIDISRANDGQMGEVPEASLANASAAAIKATKKGATTDWLTNNSLSVKFLVEDVLEQKVVPLDPDLKDKVRRTLMLERGRIRNDVASMMANMRKSARIDYKGTIFDEQLKGRFGKG
- a CDS encoding helix-turn-helix domain-containing protein codes for the protein MQDGTSVSEVGRRLRKAAGEAGLTLRELGERMNVSRPTIYAYASGALKMSDDRLKQAAEITGKPLSYFDPQNLEDLDGTSNAYHSMRLVDAFMSPASPARASEAALDAIGTGQSGEAPAIRAELLRKAGNALALTGDYLSAARHLETASESFKAIGALDKVGACAQTLGFCYISVGHLDKAKECFETSREALPEDQKWKGDISLAALSERIGDFDAAQDRLNGLLDDPRLSEPAMAYVRANYASIVCARGRWKTGLSQSESALDAAFSAGLPDQAAEMMVQCAIALTCLGKLDQATLMVLRAKDVTFTLQDEARSTLTELARAGLLAAFGDDDRARGLLADAYSRAVRGQYRRSESFGLLLEAEFALKRGDFAAALEWGMLARSHGSAHRYVAAQLTGGVFESMALTALGRTSDSRTALANVESWVEVLGSGRPHVLYLEALGRLSLVTDRREEADQAFQAALSMSDREGLSPDAERLMSYLSGLSGDPLTALSSTISTYGQPTGSRTSSAHADDKDWKRFLVSDLGGDSAKTSPRREK
- a CDS encoding alpha/beta hydrolase fold domain-containing protein, encoding MIATLLSLMALGPDVKMGLEYGQADGKPLLMDFYMPDKPVRKPVPVVVMIHGGTWMSGSRGDMTPFAMVLAEKGVAVANVDYRLAPKSKWPAMIVDCQNAVRYLHGSGSELGIDPARIGAAGASAGAHLALLLGFTDGWGPGSGPSTRVQAVANFFGPTDLSKDFDKQLADFVGLQVMGKKASEAPEDVKSFSPVNHVDQKSAPVYTVHGTADQVVPVVQADRLETAMKAAGRPHTKVIVEGMGHGVGAKDEATVAKIKAEVDRAMAWLVARLKA